In Camelina sativa cultivar DH55 chromosome 17, Cs, whole genome shotgun sequence, the genomic stretch ATTGATTGTTTTGATGCACTCAGGAGGATCTTTTGATAAAAATGCTTCCTTCTTGTGAACAGACCTTGCAGAATCTGGAATGTTAGCTATATCGATCAAGAAATCTTCAAGTGTTGCAAGAGACTGTAACTTTTTCCCCAGTGATGCTATTGTTTTCTGACAATCTTCAAATTTTCCTGCAGCTGTTTCTATGTCTTCCTGCAATAGAACATAATCAACTTTAGTGAAACAAGAATTGAGAACAAGGGGTGATcagtaaaaatacaaaactgaACCTGTTTGATCTTTGGTTCTACTTTTTCTCTCCTGATCATTGTCTTCTCTTCTATCTCTCTTCTAAGCTTCTCTTCATATTtctcacacttttcctttagcTCCCTAGAGACAATCCTCTCCTTTCTCACCTCTGCTTCCATTTGGATGACCTGAGTTTCAGCTTGTGTTTTGGTATCATTAGCTAGTTTCAGCTCCCTTTTGATCTCTTCTAACTTCATCTCAACTTCTTGAAAACAAACTCTAGATTCTTGATATTGATCTTTGATTACTTCAAACGATATCTTTAGCTCAGCTTTCTCAGCTTCCATCTTCTCCAATTTATCTTCCAACTCAATTTTGTCACCAACAACAGCTTCGAACTCTAACCTCAGTCTCTTCTCCGCTTCTCTACAACATTTAACTTCACTTTCAAGCTCatccttttcttcttgtagCTTCTCCATTTTCATCTCAAGTTCTTGAAAACAAACTCCAGATTCTTGATACTTATCTCTGATATCGTCATACGATGTCTTAAGCTCAGCTTTCTGAGCTTCCATCTTCTTTATTCTATCTTCCAACTCCATTTTGTCACCAACAACATCTTTGAGCTCTAAGCTCAAACTCTTCTCTGCTTCTCTACAACATTTAACTTCATTGTCAAGCTCATCCTTTTGTGCTTGCAGCTTCTCCAACTTCATCTCAACttcttgaaaacaaaatcttgattcttgatatTTATCATTGATTACATCATATGATATCTTTAGTTCAGCTTTCTCAGCTTCCATCTTCTTTAACATATCTTCCAACTCCATTTTATCACCAACAACAGCTTCAAGCTCTAATCTCAATCTCTTCTCCGCTTCTCTACCACAGTTAACTTCGCATTCAAGCTCATCCTTTTCTGCTTTTAGCTTCTCCAACTTCTCAACTAAGTTCAGTTCATACTCAGTCTTACAGTTTTTAGCCTGTGTCTCTGGCAGAGCCACAAGACGTTCTATCTCAAGGAAATCATCCATGAGATCAACTTCAGTGGATAAAGTAGTTCCATGAAGACTTCTATCACCACTTTTGAATTGATATAATTCCGAAATCAATGCTGATGATGCCCATGAATCTGAGCAACTCCCCTCGAGTTTCTCCCTTCCTCCATCTGAATGACTATCTGAAGACTGATTAGATGATagtgatgataatgatgatttaGCCAAACTCCTAAGCTTCCTGCACTCAGCTTCGAGTTTCGCCACCTTCTTTATGCTACCTAAATGCTGCTTACTAGCAGTTTCAGCTGCTTGAGTGCTCAAGTCCCTCTCAACCATCACAATCTCAAGCTCTTCGCGCTGTGCAAGAAACTCTCGTCTCAACACCATGTATTCAGATTTAGCAGCTTCTGCTTCCTTGTTTATCTCAAGAACTCGTCTCTCTAGACCGGTGTTAGCAGATTGCAACTCCTTGCTACGTCTAGTCACAGCTTCTTGAATTTTATCCTCTTGCTCATCTCTAAATTGCCTTAGTTGTCTAACACATTCCTTGAGAGCCCCATCAAGATGAGTTACCCTATCTTCCAACACATTGTTCTTACTAGCCGCGTCCTCCAGCTTTTGCTTCAGCTCAACCACTTCATTCTCAGCTCTTTCCCACCCTTAAAATACCAACAAGAGAAAATGTTCTCactagaaaattaaaaaaattgcagaAGCAGGATGAAGAAAAAGGTAAGACTAATTTACCAGCAAGAGCATCTTCTGCAACATTGGCATGTTGTTTCACAAGCTCATCTTTAGAATCCATTGCTGGTTCCAAGATCAAAGTAGTATACTAATCATCACATCACAAACTCAAGGAtctgaaaagaaacaaattgaaTTCCTCAAAACACTATAACCAGAACAGGGCCTTTCCTCTACGAAATCAAAAGTAAATCTCATGGGAAACGATATTGAATTTGGACATATGCATCCAAAcacacaataaaacaaaacccaacaGTCTTATGGgaacataagaaaacaaaacacgtAACTTGGCTTATTAGTTTCACAGATTTTGCTTTCAAGCCACACTTTGACAACAATCTTAAGTACTAGCTGGACTGGACCACAAAAAACACTCATGTAGAACACCTGGTAATGAATTTAACAATCACTTCAATAACACTTCATTGAAAAGTACTAATAACATCTTTGTGTTTCTCATATGTAATAacattttgttacaaaaaaaacaaaaaaaagaaagacttgaggagaaaacaagatttaCCAGACTAGAAACAGGTCACAGATGCAATGAAGTGTGTACCCCTTTACAGTGCTTATATGATTCGTCTCCAAAATCAAGAATATATAACATggcgaaaaaagaaaaaaaagagaagttctttctttttttgtggttgTTAATTCTTTACACTTTTGAAatgtattttcctttttttttttttcaaattttcaaaagaagaagagagggagaaTAATACAGTATGATGAGATTGTGTATATCTCTAACCTTTTTCTTCAGCatttaatgaaattatgaaaagttacaTAGTAGTGGGCTGTAATAAGACATTTCTCCAAGCCCGTTAGTTTTGAAACCCAATAATACATTGAACATTTTGAGCATATGTTATATtacatctgtttttttttttttttttattctgaaaAATTGTTACTGAAATGAATTATACTGTGACTCAGTGACTGTGAgcaacaatattaaaatttaaataattataattaaaaaagtcATATATTCTGTTAAGTTTTTATATGTAATGTAAGTAACAAAGTGatatatgtgtataaatatTCATATTAATGTAATGGAATAAATGCATatattgtttaataaaaaaagaaaaattggatAACTGTTGTAGTTGAAATGGTTCCAAGTATACGTCACTTTCTGTAGTTCAAGACTTTGAAATTTGAATCCCACATGTTGTTGTCACTCATAATATCATGACCTACGTTTATAACATATAGACCATGCATTATCATTCAATATCAATTTATTATGGTCGTAAAATCTCAtattttgtacatatatataatatcaaaggTTTTTAAATTTAGTCCCCATGTCGTATTATACGATTTGCATTTTCGTATTGGCTGATCTCTATGGGTGTGTCTATGCATACGCAGACCACTTGGGCTTACGTCCTGATCAAGGATCCTTGTCTTGTTCATCATATATGAAATTTTCCATTCTTTATGATAATTATATCTAAGGATTTTTGGATCAATCTAAATGGGACTATTACTATAAAAAAGAATCATTTAATTCTTCGAAATCTTTCATATATGttaggttaaaaaaatatataggtaGGTGGTCCAGGTCCTAATTTTGAATACGATCATCTATTATAATGGTCCCGTTTTACCCTACAGCCAACGCTCTCGACAAAATGAAAAGTAAATTTACGAAATTTAtgcaaaaatcatattaaatcTTTCACTTATACATTTAATATCATAAATCCCTATGTGGTAAAGACCTGAGAATAAAGTGTCAAACGGTGTAAAATAATCATCATGATATAACCATTGTAAGATACTAGTTTCAAACACTTGCAAATTGCATCAGAATGATCTGGTTCTCATTAGCTCTAATGCAGTTTATAAAGATACAAAGAAAACTGAAACAGAACCTAAAAGATAGGACACGACGCAACTAGCTCAACTAGTTCCACTTACAACGGGAATATAGCAAAACAACTTTGAGACATTCTAACCAGAAGAATAGGTCTCTTATTGACTTAAACTTACTCAACAAACCCTCCATTGAACTAAACTCACTAAGAGTTTCAGTTCACAATACGCATCCCAAACGTCTCTCTGATCCACTGAAACGATACAAGCTTCAACGGCTTCGTCATAACGTCGGCCAACTGCTCCTCTGTGTTGCAATGAACCAGCTTAACAACACCTTCCTTGGTTAACTCTCTGAGAAAGTGATATCGAACCCTTATATGCTTAGCCTTCCCGTGAATAACTGCATTTTTGGACAACTTGATTGCAGATGTGTTATCACAGAACAGAATCATCTCACCATTTTGTTTTTGACCAATCTCTCTTAATATTCTTCTCATCCAAATAGCTTGACAAGCACACCTAGCTGCAGCAACATACTCTGCTTCAGTCGATGGCATAGTCACAATAGGCTGTTTCTTTGAGGGCCATGCTACAGCTCCTCCACTCATCAAGAAGACATAACCTGAAGTGCTTCTGCTGTCATCCTTATCCCCCGCATAATCACTATCAGTGTAGCCTATGAGTTCACTGTGACCTTCACGTCTGTACCATATCCCATAGCCCAACGTTCCTCTCAAGTACCGCATGGTTCTTTTTGTAGTGGCAAAATGCAGCTCAGTAGGATGTAACATAAAACGGCTTATAAAACTTACCACAAACATCAGATCGGGTCGTGTTGCAGTGAGATACATTAAGCTTCCCACCGTTTGCTTATACCTCGTTTAGTCGACCTTCACACCAGCTTCATCCCGACCAACCTTCTGTCCAGGAACTATTGGATTACAAACTGGATTCCAATTTTGCATACCAAATCTCTCGATCAGCTCAGCAGCATACTTTCTTTGACAGATAAAAATGCCATCAGTCTTCTAGATCACTTCAATACCAAGAAAGTATCTCATCTTTCCCAGATCAGTCATGTCAAACTCATCTTTCATGGAACGCTTGAACTCTTTCAACAGATCCTCATCATCACTAGTGAAcaaaagatcatcaacataaatgcTCACAATCAATGTTTTACCTCCCTTTCGTTTGGTGAACAATGTTTGTTCACTAGAGCTGCTCACAAAA encodes the following:
- the LOC104756522 gene encoding filament-like plant protein 2, with translation MDSKDELVKQHANVAEDALAGWERAENEVVELKQKLEDAASKNNVLEDRVTHLDGALKECVRQLRQFRDEQEDKIQEAVTRRSKELQSANTGLERRVLEINKEAEAAKSEYMVLRREFLAQREELEIVMVERDLSTQAAETASKQHLGSIKKVAKLEAECRKLRSLAKSSLSSLSSNQSSDSHSDGGREKLEGSCSDSWASSALISELYQFKSGDRSLHGTTLSTEVDLMDDFLEIERLVALPETQAKNCKTEYELNLVEKLEKLKAEKDELECEVNCGREAEKRLRLELEAVVGDKMELEDMLKKMEAEKAELKISYDVINDKYQESRFCFQEVEMKLEKLQAQKDELDNEVKCCREAEKSLSLELKDVVGDKMELEDRIKKMEAQKAELKTSYDDIRDKYQESGVCFQELEMKMEKLQEEKDELESEVKCCREAEKRLRLEFEAVVGDKIELEDKLEKMEAEKAELKISFEVIKDQYQESRVCFQEVEMKLEEIKRELKLANDTKTQAETQVIQMEAEVRKERIVSRELKEKCEKYEEKLRREIEEKTMIRREKVEPKIKQEDIETAAGKFEDCQKTIASLGKKLQSLATLEDFLIDIANIPDSARSVHKKEAFLSKDPPECIKTINRRPLEYLAIKNCNNTISPPPCASSSDSTTVSLIMSSNRGSSERNRTGFATVFTRSRNAIHLGS